The genomic segment AAGTAGAGAAAGACCTCGTCACCGGGCTTGGTGCCGTCCACCAGCCAGTCCTGGATTTCGCCCAGAATACGGCCGCGCGTGGCGTCGCCGTCCAAGAGCAGCTTGACATCCTCGTAGTGGTAGCCGAGTTGGCGGATCAGAAACGCCCGCATCTCCCGGGCGTCGTTCACCGGAGCACCGAGCAGACCGGTCAGGTAGCGGTAGGCGTCCACGCCGATCAACAGGGCGCGTTTCCCGGAGGCGCTGGACGGCGTGACCATGCCAAGGTTCACGATCTCGACCCTCCGGTTGCGCGGGTCCTCGGGCGGGACCCCGCGGATGGGCAGGCTCTCCCCGAAGCCCACCTCCACCAGCCGTTCGGAGGCGATTCCCGTGGCAGCGGCGATATGCCGCTTCACCGCGCGCGCCCGGCGCAGCGACAGGCTCCTGTTGTAGTCGTCGCTTCCGGTACTGTCGGTGTGTCCCTGGATGGAGAATGAACGGGCCTGGAGAGATTTCGCCCCCAACGCCCTTGCCAGCTCGGTCAACTGCGTGTGTGCGGTGGCGGTCAGGCGGTCGGAGTCGAACTCGAACTGGATCGCCGGCAGGGTGATCCGGAAACCCTTGGTCAGTCCCTGCGCGATCTCCCCGGAACGGATGATCTCGCCCGTGTTCGCATGCCCCGCCGACACGGTCCCGCCGAGACCGCCCGTGGCGACCACTGCCCAAAACCCGACAGCAGTGCCCCAAACGCAACGCACACGCCTGCCGAGCGTCATGCTCGTACCTCCTCGCCTGTTCGGCAGTGTCCTGCGTCAGATGATGACGCAGGACACTCCTCCTCAGTCGATGGGCTCGTACCGCTTGACCACGGCGCGCGCGCCTTGGAGAGAGCGCGCGTGCGCCTGGATGGCTTGGTGGTCTTCGCTTTCGCGGTAGCGATCAATGTCCTCCTGGCTGTCCCATTCCGCGTAGGAAATGTACTCGCCCGGGCTATCGATGCACTTCAGCAACTGCTCGGAATTGCAACCTTGCTGCCCGATCATCCGCGGCCCGCAATCCTCCTTCCAGACGCGTTCCGCATCCGCGGCCTGGCCGGGGTCGACATTGACGTGTATCAATCGCACGATAGGCATTTTCGAGTCCTCCTTCTTGTCTTTCACCCGTGGCCCGTCGATGACGGTCTGCCAGCATACTGACCCCACGGGAAATGGGCAACAGAAACCGCCACGGTGATGCGGAAACAGCACCGTTCTTGTCTTGATTGTCTTGAGTCTCGTACGTCACGCGTCTCCGTCGAGGAGCGCGCGAACCTGCCGGAAAACACCGTGGAACATGGGCGCCGTCAGCTTTCCCGTGAAGGTGTTCTGCTGGCTGGGGTGGTAGGAGCCGAACAGGGTCAGGCGGTCGCCGATCTCGTGACGGCTGCCATGGCCGAAGCGGGGACGCGGCCGCGGGAGCGTCCCGCCCACTTCAACGGCCGCCTTCAGGTAGGAGTCGAAGGCGATCTTCCCGAGGGCCACGACCACGCGCAGGCGCCGGAGCAGCCGGAGTTCCCGTACCAGATAGTCGCGGCAGTTGTGAAACTCGTCCGGGGCCGGCTTGTTGGCGGGCGGCGCGCAGCGCACCGCGGCGGAGATGTAGCAGTCCGCGAGCGTCAGGCCGTCATCGCGGTGCAGAGACTCGGCCTGGCTGGCAAAACCGTGTTCGAACAGCGCGCCGTAGAGCCAGTCGCCGCTGCGGTCGCCGGTGAACATGCGGCCGGTGCGGTTGCCGCCGTGGGCCGCGGGCGCGAGCCCAACGACGAGGACCCGCGCCGTGCCGTCGCCGAAACCCGGCAGGGGCTTGGCCCAGTAAGGCTGGCCGTGGTAGCGCCGCGGCGGATTGGCCGCCGCCTCGGCGCGCCACGCCACGAGCCGCGGACACTTCCGGCACCGGATCACGGCGCGGTTGACGCGCTCCAGGGAGTCCCGTTGCATAGCCGGGAGGCATAGCGCATCGGGGGGCGGCGCGCCAACGGAGGCGTACCCGCGCGGGAAAACTGGGGACGGTCTTTCGGGCGCTCCAAGGTCGCGCGACGGCGCCTGGATCAAGCCGGAGAGTGCACGGAAACTGCCGTTGACGCGTCCGAGCGGGTTTTGCTATACCGCCTCAAAATGCTTGAGATTTGCGTGTAGCGAGTCCACCGGAAAAAGGGGATTGCCAGTGCCGGAATATGATGTTCTCGTTATCGGGGGAGGCGCGGCCGGTCTGCGCGCGGCCATCGCGGCGAAGCGCGCCGGGGCGTCGGTGGCGCTGCTGAGCAAGGTCCATCCGTTGCGCACGAACTCCGCGCTGTCGCCGGGGGGCATCAACGCGCCGCTGGGCAGCGACGACTCCGCGCAGAGGTTCGCCGACGACATCATGAACGCGGGCGACGGGCTGTGCAACTCCGAGGCGGTGAACGCTCTGGCGGCGGAAGCGGCCCGGGAGGTGGTGTGGCTCGAACGCGTCGGCGTTCCCTTCAACCGGGACGCGGACGGCCGCATCGACTGCCGTGCGTTGGGTTCCGGCAGCGTGGAGCGCGCCGCCTACGCGGACGACCGTACCGGGCACATGGTCCTGCACGTGCTCCACGAGCAGTTCCAGCGCTACGACATCCCGTGCTTCAAGGAATGGTTCGTCACCTCCCTGATCCAGGACGCCGGCGCCTGCACCGGCGCGGTGGCGCTGGACCACCGGAGCGGCCGGATCGAGACCTTCAGCGCCGGCGCCGTGATCCTGGCCACCGGCGGCTTCATCCAGGCGTACCGCCCGTGCACGGCCGCCGTGGGCACCACCGGCGACGGACTGGCGCTGGGCTACGACATGGGCGTGGGGCTGGCGGACATGGAGATGGTGCAGTTCCATCCCACGGTGTACAGCGCGGGCCGGACGGCGCTGATCAGCGAGGCTGCCCTGAGCGCGGGCGCGCGGCTGGTGAACGCGGCGGGCGACACCGTGGTGGACGCCGCGGGGCTTTCCCGGGCGCAGCTCGCGGCCGCGGTGGACAAGGCGGGACGCAACGGCGGCGGGCCGGTCTCGCTGGACCTGCGGCCGGTGGAGAACCTGACCTCCCGCTTCCCCGGCGCCGCCGAAGTCGTCCGGCTCATGGCCGGGCTCGACATCACCCAGGTTCCCGTCCCGGTGCAGCCGGTGGCGCACCGCGCCATGGGCGGACTCGATGCCAACGCTTCCGGAGAAACCTCGGTGGCGGGACTCTTCGCGGTCGGCGAATGCGCCCACAGCGGCGTCCACGGCGCCGGGAGGATGCCGGGAAACACGCTCACGGAGGCGGTGGTGTTCGGCAAGCGCGTCGGCGAAGCGGCCGCCGCCCATGCCAAGTCCGCGGGCGCACGGAGCGCATCCACGGACCAGGCGGCGCGGGACGGCGGACGGCTGGCGGAAATCACCTCCGGCGGCTCCTCGGGCGATACGATGGGAACCATCCATCGCGAGCTCGGCGAGGTGATGCACGCGAACCTCGGCGTGACGCGCAGCGACGCGGGGTTGACCGAGGCACAGGAGAAGATCCGCACGCTGCGGGAACGGCACGGCAAGCTCCGTGTGGGCAACAAGTCGCGCATCTTCAACTATGCGCTGACGAGCTATCTCGAGTTGGGGAACATGCTGAAGCTGGCCGAAGCCGCGGCCCTGGCCGCGCGCGGCCGCAACGAGAGCCGGGGAGCGCATCTCCGGAGCGATTTCCCCGAGCGCGACGACACGAGCTGGAAGGCGCACACCGTCGTGCACCAGCAGGACGGCGCGCCCAAGCTCGACCGGAAGGCGGTATCGGCATAAGATCCGGCGCCGGTGGCCCGCCCGATCCCGTCCGGCATGGATGGCGATGGGGACGGGACAGCGGACCGGCAAGGAGGGACCATGGAAGTCACCTACAAGGTTCACCGCGAGGACCCGGAGAACGGCGGCGAGTCCAGCTTCTCGACCTACCAGGTCGACCTGCCGGAGGACGCCACCGTGCTGGACGGGCTCCAGAAGATCCGGGACGAGCAGGATGACACCCTGGCCTTCCGGGCCTCCTGTTGCCAGGGCACCTGCGGCGAGTGCGCGGTGCGGATCAACTGGCGCGCCCAGTTCACCTGCACCACCAAGATCGCCGACGTCACCAAGAAAGGTCCGGAGATCCTGTGCGCGCCGGTGCGCAACATCCCGGTGATCAAGGACCTGGTGTTCGACATGGACAGGTTCACCTGGGACAAGATGGCCGCGATGAAGCCGTGGATGGAGCCGGAAGACGAGTTCGCGCCGACGGAGAACCTGATTCCCGAGTCGGAGATGGCGGACGTGCGCAAGACCATGAGCTGCTACCAGTGCGGCCTGTGCGACGAGGGCTGCGCGGTGCTGCCGGTGGACTTCGACTTCCTCGGACCCGCGGCCATGGTCAAGGGCTACCGCTTCGTCATGGACCCGCGCGAGGCAGGCGCCAAGAAAGAGGGGCGCTTGGCGGTGGTGGAGCAGCCCAAGGGCCTGTGGGACTGCGTCCACTGCTACGAGGCCAACGGCAAGTGCGCGC from the Deltaproteobacteria bacterium genome contains:
- a CDS encoding antibiotic biosynthesis monooxygenase produces the protein MKDKKEDSKMPIVRLIHVNVDPGQAADAERVWKEDCGPRMIGQQGCNSEQLLKCIDSPGEYISYAEWDSQEDIDRYRESEDHQAIQAHARSLQGARAVVKRYEPID
- a CDS encoding uracil-DNA glycosylase; the protein is MQRDSLERVNRAVIRCRKCPRLVAWRAEAAANPPRRYHGQPYWAKPLPGFGDGTARVLVVGLAPAAHGGNRTGRMFTGDRSGDWLYGALFEHGFASQAESLHRDDGLTLADCYISAAVRCAPPANKPAPDEFHNCRDYLVRELRLLRRLRVVVALGKIAFDSYLKAAVEVGGTLPRPRPRFGHGSRHEIGDRLTLFGSYHPSQQNTFTGKLTAPMFHGVFRQVRALLDGDA
- a CDS encoding FAD-binding protein, translating into MPEYDVLVIGGGAAGLRAAIAAKRAGASVALLSKVHPLRTNSALSPGGINAPLGSDDSAQRFADDIMNAGDGLCNSEAVNALAAEAAREVVWLERVGVPFNRDADGRIDCRALGSGSVERAAYADDRTGHMVLHVLHEQFQRYDIPCFKEWFVTSLIQDAGACTGAVALDHRSGRIETFSAGAVILATGGFIQAYRPCTAAVGTTGDGLALGYDMGVGLADMEMVQFHPTVYSAGRTALISEAALSAGARLVNAAGDTVVDAAGLSRAQLAAAVDKAGRNGGGPVSLDLRPVENLTSRFPGAAEVVRLMAGLDITQVPVPVQPVAHRAMGGLDANASGETSVAGLFAVGECAHSGVHGAGRMPGNTLTEAVVFGKRVGEAAAAHAKSAGARSASTDQAARDGGRLAEITSGGSSGDTMGTIHRELGEVMHANLGVTRSDAGLTEAQEKIRTLRERHGKLRVGNKSRIFNYALTSYLELGNMLKLAEAAALAARGRNESRGAHLRSDFPERDDTSWKAHTVVHQQDGAPKLDRKAVSA
- a CDS encoding 2Fe-2S iron-sulfur cluster-binding protein, with product MEVTYKVHREDPENGGESSFSTYQVDLPEDATVLDGLQKIRDEQDDTLAFRASCCQGTCGECAVRINWRAQFTCTTKIADVTKKGPEILCAPVRNIPVIKDLVFDMDRFTWDKMAAMKPWMEPEDEFAPTENLIPESEMADVRKTMSCYQCGLCDEGCAVLPVDFDFLGPAAMVKGYRFVMDPREAGAKKEGRLAVVEQPKGLWDCVHCYEANGKCARGLEPSSKIMEMRDVSFKHGIKNEKVARHHNSFINSVKQTGWLDERKLVMETEGLTNIGGLMKLVPTAVRAMTRGKMPGRHEKRPGADQIKRIIEKAEDSK